The following are from one region of the bacterium genome:
- a CDS encoding CAP domain-containing protein, with protein sequence MAPSRQIRSALRAIAAVILLVIASGPATPVRVSADSPNEVFSIPAPTIAVRPNARLEEAVLQWLNDMRVGQHLRPLQVDVMLRAIARAYGQEMFEHGYLSHVSRDGRTLEDRLGGRGLRFNVVGENLAYAPDIRAADLALWQSAPHRRNIMYPAFRAVGIAVIDGRDDGVIVVEDFSDTSPAVETAGQASIAAGGRAGGGRTGAPRP encoded by the coding sequence ATGGCACCGTCTCGACAAATCCGGTCCGCGCTCAGAGCGATCGCCGCCGTAATCCTGCTCGTCATCGCCTCTGGGCCCGCGACGCCCGTACGCGTCTCCGCCGACAGCCCGAATGAAGTCTTCAGCATACCCGCTCCAACGATCGCCGTCCGCCCCAACGCGCGCCTGGAGGAGGCGGTCCTCCAGTGGCTCAACGACATGCGCGTGGGCCAGCATCTGCGCCCTCTGCAGGTAGACGTCATGCTCAGGGCGATCGCCCGAGCATATGGTCAGGAGATGTTCGAGCACGGCTATCTATCCCACGTCTCCCGGGACGGCCGTACGCTTGAGGACCGTTTGGGCGGCCGCGGACTTCGCTTCAACGTCGTCGGGGAGAACCTTGCCTACGCGCCCGACATTCGCGCCGCCGATCTCGCCCTGTGGCAAAGCGCGCCTCACCGGCGCAACATCATGTATCCCGCGTTCCGTGCCGTCGGCATCGCCGTGATCGACGGACGCGACGACGGCGTGATCGTTGTGGAGGATTTTTCGGACACTTCGCCCGCGGTCGAGACCGCAGGCCAAGCGTCAATCGCTGCCGGCGGCCGCGCCGGCGGTGGCCGCACCGGAGCGCCGAGACCGTAG
- a CDS encoding fatty acid--CoA ligase has translation MNVPLTPLEFRRRAETLFGNKVGVVDGEKRFTYAEFGERSRRLAAAIRDAGVRPGEVVSFLTYNTHHLLEAYYGVLQAGAILNPINIRLHPNDITYVLNHAESRALFFHKDFTPMVETIRPGLETVRRFVSVEPDGPPAFGDEYEALLARATPMREDPEVDEHGIAELFYTSGTTGRPKGVALTHRSLYLHALYAIIGKGDTDASVMLHIVPMFHVNGWGAPHTITALGGTHVMLRKIDPVEIFRLIQKEHVTELRGVPAIFNALVNHPDLGRYDLRSLRLAMSGGAPPAPALVKAIIDKLGCEMFVGYGLTETSPVLTLARPKAHLSHESPERQLERRARTGYAILGVEVRVVDENGRDVPADGEAVGEIVTHSNVVMDGYFKDPQATAAAIRDGWFHTGDMANIDSEGYVNIVDRKKDIIISGGENISSVQIENALYAHPAVFECAVIPVPDEKWGEVPKALVVLKPGAAAGEADILAHCRERLAGFMMPKSVEFLDALPKGGTGKILKAQLRDRYWAGQERPVH, from the coding sequence ATGAACGTTCCGCTTACACCGCTCGAGTTCAGACGCCGCGCGGAGACGCTCTTCGGCAACAAGGTCGGGGTGGTCGACGGCGAGAAGCGCTTCACGTACGCCGAGTTCGGCGAGCGCTCCCGGCGCCTCGCCGCGGCGATTCGCGACGCGGGCGTCCGGCCCGGCGAGGTCGTCTCGTTTCTCACCTACAACACCCATCATCTGCTCGAGGCGTACTACGGCGTCTTGCAGGCGGGGGCGATCCTCAACCCCATCAACATCCGCCTGCATCCGAACGACATCACGTACGTCCTCAACCACGCCGAGAGCCGCGCGCTGTTCTTTCATAAAGACTTCACGCCGATGGTCGAGACGATCCGCCCGGGTCTCGAGACCGTGCGCCGCTTCGTGTCCGTCGAGCCGGACGGCCCCCCCGCCTTCGGAGACGAGTACGAAGCGCTGCTCGCGCGCGCGACGCCGATGCGGGAAGATCCCGAGGTCGACGAGCACGGCATCGCCGAGTTGTTCTATACGAGCGGCACGACCGGGCGCCCGAAGGGGGTAGCGCTGACCCACCGGTCGCTCTACCTGCACGCGCTGTACGCGATCATCGGCAAGGGCGACACGGACGCATCGGTGATGCTGCACATCGTGCCCATGTTCCACGTGAACGGCTGGGGTGCGCCGCACACCATCACCGCCCTCGGCGGCACCCACGTCATGCTGCGCAAGATCGACCCCGTCGAAATCTTCCGCCTCATCCAGAAGGAGCACGTCACGGAGCTTCGCGGCGTCCCGGCCATCTTCAATGCGCTGGTCAATCATCCGGACCTCGGCCGGTACGACTTGCGCAGCCTGCGGCTGGCGATGAGCGGCGGAGCGCCGCCCGCCCCCGCGCTGGTCAAGGCAATCATCGACAAACTGGGCTGCGAGATGTTTGTCGGGTACGGGCTGACCGAGACCAGCCCGGTCCTGACGCTCGCGCGCCCCAAGGCGCACCTGTCACACGAATCGCCGGAGCGGCAGCTCGAGCGGCGGGCTCGGACGGGTTACGCGATCCTGGGGGTCGAGGTTCGGGTCGTCGACGAGAACGGCCGCGACGTGCCGGCCGACGGTGAGGCCGTCGGGGAGATCGTCACCCACAGCAACGTCGTGATGGACGGCTACTTCAAGGACCCGCAGGCCACCGCGGCCGCGATCCGCGACGGCTGGTTCCACACGGGCGACATGGCCAACATCGATTCGGAGGGCTACGTCAACATCGTCGACCGCAAGAAGGACATCATCATCAGCGGCGGCGAGAACATCTCCTCCGTTCAGATCGAGAACGCGCTCTACGCCCACCCCGCGGTCTTCGAATGCGCCGTCATTCCGGTCCCCGACGAGAAATGGGGCGAGGTCCCGAAGGCCCTCGTCGTGCTCAAGCCCGGTGCGGCGGCCGGCGAGGCCGACATCCTCGCGCATTGCCGGGAACGGCTCGCCGGTTTCATGATGCCGAAGTCCGTCGAGTTCCTCGACGCGCTGCCGAAGGGCGGAACCGGCAAGATCCTGAAAGCGCAGCTGCGCGACCGGTACTGGGCCGGACAGGAACGCCCGGTCCACTAG
- a CDS encoding acetyl-CoA C-acyltransferase, giving the protein MRDAVIVSGVRTAIGKAPRGSLRDTRPDELAAAVIREAVRRVPGLAPAAVEDVILGCALPEGEQGLNMARAAALRAGLPVTTCGQTINRFCSSGLQAIALASYEVMTGQVSVAVAGGVESMSHVPMRGNKYAPNPHLADEWPEVYLSMGLTAENVARRFEVSREDQDAFSLRSHERAAAAIAAGRFKDEVLPLAVRRWDDDGGRPVAREVTFASDEGVRADTSLEKLGALPPAFAKDGVVTAGNSSQTSDGAAAVVVMADETAERMRLAPLGVFRSFAVAGVPPEVMGIGPVEAVPKALHQARVRLQDIDVIELNEAFASQAVAVARRLELDESRLNPNGGAIALGHPLGCSGARITVTMLYEMARRNARYGVATMCIGGGMGAAGVFERA; this is encoded by the coding sequence ATGCGTGATGCGGTGATTGTCTCAGGGGTGCGGACCGCGATCGGCAAGGCGCCGCGCGGCTCGCTTCGGGATACGCGCCCGGACGAACTGGCGGCGGCGGTGATCCGGGAGGCGGTGCGCCGCGTGCCGGGCCTCGCCCCCGCGGCGGTCGAGGACGTGATCCTGGGGTGCGCGCTGCCGGAGGGCGAGCAGGGCCTCAACATGGCGCGGGCGGCGGCGCTCCGCGCGGGGCTGCCGGTGACGACCTGCGGGCAGACGATCAATCGGTTCTGCTCGTCTGGTCTCCAGGCGATCGCCCTGGCTTCGTACGAGGTGATGACGGGGCAGGTGAGCGTCGCGGTGGCGGGCGGCGTCGAGAGCATGAGCCACGTGCCGATGCGCGGCAACAAGTACGCCCCGAACCCGCATCTCGCCGACGAGTGGCCGGAGGTGTACCTCTCGATGGGCCTCACCGCGGAGAACGTGGCGCGGCGGTTCGAAGTCTCACGCGAGGACCAGGACGCGTTCAGCCTGCGCAGCCACGAGCGGGCCGCCGCGGCGATCGCGGCCGGCCGGTTCAAAGACGAGGTGCTGCCGCTCGCGGTCCGGCGGTGGGACGACGACGGCGGCCGGCCGGTCGCGCGGGAGGTGACGTTTGCGTCCGACGAGGGGGTGCGCGCCGACACCTCGCTCGAAAAGCTGGGCGCGCTCCCGCCGGCGTTCGCCAAGGACGGGGTTGTGACCGCCGGCAACTCGTCGCAGACGAGCGACGGCGCGGCGGCCGTCGTGGTGATGGCCGACGAGACGGCGGAGCGGATGCGTCTTGCGCCGCTCGGCGTCTTCCGCTCGTTCGCCGTCGCCGGCGTGCCGCCGGAGGTCATGGGAATCGGGCCCGTGGAGGCCGTCCCGAAGGCGCTGCACCAGGCGCGGGTCCGGTTGCAAGACATCGACGTGATCGAGTTGAACGAAGCGTTCGCCTCACAGGCCGTCGCGGTCGCCCGGCGGCTCGAGCTCGACGAATCGCGGCTCAACCCGAACGGCGGCGCGATTGCCCTCGGGCATCCGCTCGGGTGCAGCGGCGCGCGCATCACCGTGACGATGCTGTATGAGATGGCGCGCCGGAACGCCCGGTACGGTGTGGCGACGATGTGCATCGGCGGGGGCATGGGCGCGGCCGGGGTCTTCGAGCGCGCATAG
- a CDS encoding ABC transporter permease, with protein MRPVYQIVACVRRDWRLARSSAVGLAWQASAVLFATPVLYYVGRLVHRDTPSLRPYGGDYFAFVIVGVACSGFLMSAMGACAAATRQEQIGGTLDALLTLPVPRWILAASVCVWPMTVAALQTLLYLGFGLMLFHVDLSQVNLPGVAVMAVLALAAFGALGLFSTAFVLFFRRAEPFTGLAAAAGALLSGLLYPIDVLPPRARAVAEILPLTHALHGLRLAALRNAGPSDLRAPALALLVWCAVAVPAGVLAVRWAYDEARRSGTLCGYG; from the coding sequence ATGAGGCCGGTCTATCAGATCGTCGCCTGCGTTCGGCGGGACTGGCGACTGGCCAGATCGTCCGCCGTGGGCCTGGCGTGGCAGGCCTCGGCCGTGCTCTTTGCGACGCCGGTGCTCTACTACGTGGGCAGATTGGTCCACCGGGACACGCCGTCCCTCCGGCCGTACGGCGGCGACTATTTTGCGTTCGTGATCGTCGGGGTCGCCTGCTCCGGGTTCCTCATGTCCGCCATGGGCGCGTGCGCCGCCGCGACGCGGCAGGAGCAGATCGGCGGGACGCTCGACGCGCTGCTGACGCTGCCTGTTCCGAGATGGATCCTGGCGGCAAGCGTCTGCGTGTGGCCCATGACCGTCGCGGCCCTGCAGACCCTACTGTACCTCGGCTTCGGGTTGATGCTGTTCCACGTCGACCTGTCGCAGGTGAACCTGCCCGGCGTCGCCGTGATGGCGGTGCTCGCTCTGGCGGCGTTCGGCGCACTTGGCCTGTTCTCCACCGCATTCGTGCTGTTCTTTCGACGCGCGGAACCGTTCACCGGACTCGCGGCGGCGGCGGGCGCCTTGCTCAGCGGCTTGCTGTATCCGATCGACGTTTTGCCGCCGAGGGCGCGCGCCGTCGCGGAGATCCTGCCTCTGACGCACGCGCTCCACGGTCTGAGGCTTGCCGCGCTGCGCAATGCCGGACCTTCGGACCTGCGGGCTCCTGCGCTCGCGCTGCTCGTCTGGTGTGCTGTCGCCGTGCCGGCGGGCGTGCTCGCCGTCCGCTGGGCGTACGATGAAGCTCGGCGCTCCGGTACGCTCTGCGGGTACGGATGA
- a CDS encoding class E sortase, whose translation MRARRPVEVRVLAGLSTVCFIAGAAFIAWPISRILLTGYVTAEIQDKALASWEHGTGDRAGDSLVLEIPRLGVRRYVPNGATVDNLRAYGVGHISWTPFPPVADRVAAAGRLVDGTSDPADPPAESGVKVPGDVVAIAGHRTTYSAPFFRIGELGPGDVVVLLYKHRRYTYAVERQITVRPSNSDVLNGSRAELALVTCSPPYSAAFRLVVFAHLTAVAAAPASRGPISPGRVRSAEALR comes from the coding sequence ATGAGGGCACGACGGCCGGTCGAGGTCCGCGTCCTGGCCGGGTTGTCAACGGTCTGCTTCATCGCGGGCGCGGCGTTCATCGCGTGGCCGATTTCGCGCATACTGCTGACCGGCTACGTGACCGCTGAGATTCAGGACAAGGCGCTGGCGTCATGGGAGCACGGCACCGGCGACCGTGCAGGCGATTCCCTGGTCCTCGAAATTCCGCGCCTCGGCGTCCGGCGGTATGTGCCGAACGGGGCCACAGTCGACAATCTTCGCGCATATGGAGTCGGCCATATCTCGTGGACGCCCTTTCCACCGGTCGCGGACCGCGTCGCCGCGGCCGGTCGTCTTGTGGACGGCACGTCGGACCCCGCAGACCCGCCGGCCGAATCTGGGGTGAAAGTCCCCGGGGACGTTGTCGCGATCGCGGGGCATCGTACGACGTACAGCGCGCCGTTCTTCCGTATCGGCGAACTGGGGCCGGGGGATGTGGTCGTTCTGCTGTACAAACACCGCCGGTACACCTATGCGGTGGAGCGGCAGATCACCGTGCGTCCCTCCAATTCGGACGTACTGAACGGGTCCCGCGCAGAACTTGCGTTGGTCACCTGCTCGCCGCCGTACAGCGCCGCGTTTCGCCTCGTCGTCTTCGCACATCTCACCGCCGTCGCCGCCGCGCCGGCGTCTCGCGGTCCCATCTCGCCGGGGAGGGTTCGCTCGGCCGAGGCCCTCCGTTGA
- a CDS encoding 3-hydroxyacyl-CoA dehydrogenase/enoyl-CoA hydratase family protein, producing MRIRRAMVIGAGVMGSAIAAHFANAGVPVWLLDVVPRELTDEDRKAGRGPEHPAVRSRLARAGKERALRISPPAFMTPELASLVTPGNIEDDLHHARECDWVIEAVVENLEAKRALLARLEAHRRPGALVSSNTSGLSINAMLEGRSDAFRQHFLGTHFFNPPRFMRLVEVIPSADTLPAVLADAEDVIGRVLGKGIVKAKDTPNFIGNRIGAFTSCLAIRLALEGGYTVEEVDVLTGPLIGRPRTGTFRLSDLVGLDTSYHVRRNVYQSLPGDPDREVFNPPAPLRGMVERGWLGAKTGRGYYWRRNGETMVVDLETLEYRPQRAPNLPSVAAVAGVPEIGQRLRALLHGEDRASWFVWRLVGRTLAYAARVLPEISDDVVNVDRAMRWGFHWELGPFELWDALGPADVAARLRADGAAVPPAVEDVIRRGDGRFYRESGGRRQFFDTAAGAYRPVPETPGALALADLARTQRPLERNRDASLLDLGGGVVCAALHAPLNAISLDVMRVLESALDRLEGEFEALVIGTQARDFCAGASLKELLTLADEGRWAAVDERTRRLQALTRRIRRAPKPVVGAPRGRALGAGAEICLACPRLQAAAETNMGFVEPEAGLVPAGGGTTELVRRLQARLPPDVIADPLPLVQWAFESIARAKISQSAFEARRLGYLREADGVTMDTERLIQDAKEAALAMVRAGYRPPLPQRIRVGGERVRAALYETLYILKTGRQITPFDEAVGRRLAHVMSGGAVPEGTAVAEDYLLDLEREALLGLLGEAKTRERMRHLLQTGRPLRN from the coding sequence GTGCGCATCCGGCGGGCGATGGTCATCGGCGCGGGAGTCATGGGGAGCGCCATCGCGGCACACTTCGCGAACGCCGGCGTGCCGGTCTGGCTCCTGGATGTCGTGCCGCGCGAGCTGACGGACGAAGACCGCAAGGCGGGACGCGGTCCGGAGCATCCGGCGGTGCGTTCGCGGCTCGCGCGGGCGGGCAAGGAGCGGGCGCTCCGCATCTCCCCGCCGGCGTTCATGACCCCCGAACTCGCGTCGCTCGTCACGCCCGGTAACATCGAGGACGACCTGCACCACGCCCGGGAGTGCGACTGGGTTATCGAAGCCGTCGTCGAGAACCTCGAGGCGAAGCGGGCGCTTCTCGCCCGGCTCGAGGCGCACCGGCGGCCCGGGGCGCTGGTGAGCTCCAATACGAGCGGCCTCTCGATCAACGCGATGCTCGAGGGCCGCTCGGACGCGTTCCGGCAGCACTTCCTCGGCACGCACTTCTTCAACCCGCCGCGCTTCATGCGCCTCGTCGAGGTCATCCCGTCGGCGGACACGCTCCCGGCGGTGCTCGCGGACGCCGAGGACGTCATCGGACGGGTGCTCGGCAAAGGGATCGTCAAGGCGAAAGACACCCCGAACTTCATCGGCAACCGCATCGGGGCGTTCACTTCGTGCCTCGCGATCCGCCTGGCGCTCGAGGGCGGCTACACGGTCGAGGAGGTGGACGTCCTCACGGGGCCCCTCATCGGCCGGCCCCGGACCGGCACGTTCCGCCTCAGCGACCTCGTCGGGCTCGACACGTCGTATCACGTGCGCCGGAACGTCTACCAGAGCCTGCCCGGCGACCCGGACCGCGAGGTCTTCAATCCGCCGGCGCCGCTGCGTGGAATGGTCGAGCGGGGGTGGCTCGGCGCCAAGACCGGCCGCGGCTACTACTGGCGGCGCAACGGCGAAACGATGGTCGTGGATCTCGAGACCCTCGAGTACCGGCCCCAGAGGGCTCCGAACCTGCCGTCCGTGGCGGCGGTAGCCGGCGTCCCCGAGATCGGCCAGCGCCTCCGCGCGCTGCTCCACGGCGAGGACCGCGCTTCGTGGTTCGTGTGGCGGCTCGTCGGCCGCACGCTCGCCTACGCGGCGCGGGTGCTGCCGGAGATCAGCGACGACGTCGTGAACGTGGACCGCGCGATGCGGTGGGGCTTCCACTGGGAGCTTGGTCCGTTCGAGTTGTGGGACGCGCTCGGCCCCGCGGACGTCGCGGCGCGGCTTCGGGCCGACGGCGCGGCCGTCCCGCCCGCCGTGGAGGACGTGATACGCCGCGGCGACGGGCGATTCTATCGTGAGAGCGGGGGCCGCCGCCAATTCTTCGACACGGCGGCGGGCGCGTACCGCCCCGTGCCGGAGACACCGGGCGCGCTCGCGCTTGCCGACCTTGCGCGCACGCAGCGCCCTCTCGAGCGGAATCGGGATGCGTCGCTGCTCGACCTCGGGGGCGGCGTCGTCTGCGCGGCGCTGCACGCGCCGCTGAACGCGATCTCCCTCGATGTGATGCGGGTGCTGGAGAGCGCGCTCGACCGGCTGGAGGGCGAGTTCGAGGCACTCGTCATCGGGACTCAGGCGCGCGACTTCTGCGCCGGGGCGAGCCTGAAAGAGCTGCTGACCCTCGCGGACGAGGGGCGGTGGGCCGCGGTGGACGAGCGGACGCGTCGTCTGCAGGCGCTAACGCGGCGCATCCGGCGGGCGCCCAAGCCCGTCGTCGGCGCGCCGCGCGGGAGGGCGCTCGGGGCCGGCGCCGAGATCTGCCTCGCCTGTCCGCGCCTCCAGGCGGCGGCCGAGACGAACATGGGGTTCGTCGAGCCGGAGGCCGGCCTCGTCCCCGCCGGCGGCGGCACGACGGAGCTCGTGCGGCGGCTGCAGGCCCGTCTTCCGCCGGACGTCATCGCCGACCCGCTGCCCCTCGTGCAGTGGGCGTTCGAGTCGATCGCCCGCGCGAAGATCTCGCAATCCGCGTTCGAGGCGCGGCGCCTCGGGTACCTGCGGGAGGCGGACGGCGTGACGATGGACACCGAGCGGCTGATCCAGGACGCGAAGGAAGCCGCGCTGGCCATGGTCCGCGCCGGCTACCGGCCGCCGCTGCCGCAGCGCATTCGGGTCGGCGGCGAGCGGGTGCGCGCCGCGCTCTACGAAACGCTCTACATCTTGAAGACCGGCCGGCAGATCACGCCGTTCGACGAAGCGGTCGGCCGCCGGCTGGCGCACGTCATGAGCGGCGGCGCCGTTCCGGAGGGAACCGCGGTCGCCGAAGACTATCTGCTGGACCTGGAGCGCGAAGCGCTTCTCGGACTGCTCGGCGAGGCGAAGACCCGCGAGCGGATGCGGCACCTGCTGCAGACCGGCCGGCCGCTTCGCAACTGA
- a CDS encoding nucleotidyltransferase family protein has product MRSGPPSGRAQASGPPSLGVPTAAEQLLVALLRPDGGAPAAPLRREWDRFAALAAREQVSSLVLAATIERYGAVVPEEVRRALAAADARSRAHAAAAYVQLAALLRRFRRAGVAAALLKGAALSRFVYAGGGRGFHDLDLLVPLSDRGAAERVLIQAGYTTDRAATVDDVGERVYWDASWRRVPVDVHWRLDAGPVSLGLNCDGMLRRALSGTVEGEPVLLLGPADMLVALAAHFVKHVWGCRPRLRYLRDMAEVTRCCSVDWGQVVEAAVTAPRARSALRTTLGTAAELLGAAVAPAALDRLAPLRGPAVNRHLGALIRRRLLRGDTASAALLQVALMRWLDKDTVRVYPGLVASLLEVRTRRLAAGVLGVRGRRALRRLRLRSRRSGAATAGAAAGSD; this is encoded by the coding sequence ATGAGGTCTGGCCCGCCGTCCGGTCGCGCACAAGCGTCGGGTCCGCCGAGCCTCGGCGTTCCGACGGCGGCGGAACAACTCCTCGTCGCGCTCCTCCGGCCGGACGGCGGGGCGCCTGCGGCGCCGCTCCGGCGCGAATGGGATCGCTTCGCCGCGCTTGCCGCCCGCGAGCAGGTCTCGAGTCTGGTCCTTGCCGCGACGATCGAGCGATACGGTGCCGTCGTTCCCGAGGAGGTGCGTCGTGCGCTGGCCGCCGCGGATGCTCGGTCGCGGGCCCACGCCGCCGCCGCGTATGTGCAGCTTGCCGCGCTGCTTCGGCGCTTTCGTCGGGCCGGAGTCGCCGCGGCACTCCTCAAAGGCGCGGCGTTGTCCCGTTTTGTCTACGCCGGAGGCGGGCGAGGGTTCCACGATCTCGACCTGCTGGTGCCGTTATCGGACCGCGGCGCCGCCGAACGCGTCCTGATCCAGGCGGGGTACACGACCGATCGCGCCGCCACCGTCGACGACGTCGGCGAACGGGTCTACTGGGATGCTTCATGGCGGCGGGTCCCCGTCGACGTTCACTGGCGTCTTGACGCCGGGCCGGTCTCCCTGGGCCTGAACTGCGACGGCATGCTCCGTCGCGCACTGTCCGGCACGGTCGAGGGCGAGCCGGTGCTTCTCCTTGGCCCGGCGGACATGCTGGTCGCGCTCGCGGCGCATTTCGTAAAACACGTGTGGGGTTGCCGGCCACGACTGCGGTACCTGCGGGACATGGCGGAAGTAACGCGGTGCTGCTCGGTCGATTGGGGGCAGGTGGTGGAGGCGGCGGTGACCGCGCCCCGGGCGCGATCCGCCCTCCGCACGACGCTCGGCACCGCGGCGGAGCTCTTGGGGGCGGCAGTGGCCCCCGCGGCGCTCGACCGGCTGGCGCCGCTCCGGGGCCCGGCCGTCAACCGCCACTTGGGCGCGCTGATCCGGCGGCGACTGCTTCGGGGCGACACGGCAAGTGCGGCGCTTCTCCAGGTGGCGCTGATGCGCTGGCTCGATAAGGACACTGTCCGGGTGTACCCTGGGCTGGTCGCGTCGCTGCTCGAAGTCCGTACCCGCCGGCTCGCCGCGGGCGTTCTCGGTGTCCGGGGCCGCCGTGCGCTGCGCCGTCTGCGGCTACGGTCTCGGCGCTCCGGTGCGGCCACCGCCGGCGCGGCCGCCGGCAGCGATTGA
- a CDS encoding PqqD family peptide modification chaperone: MTVARYLGARLDGEMVFHDRETGRLIRLEPHAAAVWESCAEPSADAGRETSEAFRLPRPWSDVEEVLAELERAGMVMRVGRQWVRPAVEWTE; this comes from the coding sequence TTGACGGTCGCCCGCTACCTCGGCGCCCGTTTGGACGGTGAGATGGTGTTTCACGACCGTGAGACGGGCCGTCTGATTCGTCTCGAGCCCCACGCCGCCGCGGTGTGGGAATCGTGCGCCGAGCCGTCCGCGGACGCCGGCCGCGAGACTTCAGAAGCGTTCCGTCTCCCGAGGCCTTGGAGCGACGTTGAAGAGGTGCTGGCCGAACTCGAGCGCGCCGGGATGGTTATGCGGGTGGGCAGGCAGTGGGTTCGTCCGGCAGTCGAATGGACGGAGTAG
- a CDS encoding ABC transporter ATP-binding protein: MIETRNLGKTYGAGFWGVRRRPVQALRGVTLSVAPGEIFGIMGPNGAGKTTLLRLLATLLPPSTGTATIGGADLIREPGRVRRLVGLASGEDRGFYWRLSARENLEFFAGLLGMPPRKARCRADEVLDLVDLGHMGRRPVAEYSAGLRQRLGIARALLGEPRALLLDEPTRSLDPLAASGALALTARLARGGAAVVLATHSLDEAQRLCHRVAFLVNGGVGEIVDVAPGTACLESQYRSAVALRR, translated from the coding sequence ATGATCGAGACGCGGAATCTCGGTAAGACCTACGGCGCCGGGTTTTGGGGCGTGCGGCGCCGGCCCGTGCAGGCGTTGCGGGGCGTGACGCTGAGCGTGGCGCCGGGTGAGATCTTTGGCATTATGGGACCAAACGGCGCCGGCAAGACGACCCTGCTGCGCCTGCTGGCCACGCTGCTCCCGCCGTCGACAGGAACCGCAACAATCGGCGGCGCCGATCTGATCCGAGAGCCTGGGCGCGTCCGGCGGCTTGTGGGCTTGGCGTCGGGGGAAGACCGGGGGTTCTACTGGCGCCTGAGCGCACGCGAGAATTTGGAGTTCTTCGCCGGCCTGCTCGGCATGCCGCCCAGGAAGGCGCGGTGCCGCGCGGATGAGGTGCTGGACCTGGTGGACCTCGGCCACATGGGGCGGCGGCCCGTCGCAGAGTACTCCGCCGGTCTGCGCCAGCGTCTCGGCATTGCTCGCGCGCTCCTCGGGGAGCCGCGCGCCCTGCTCCTGGACGAACCCACCCGAAGCCTCGACCCACTTGCGGCATCGGGGGCGCTGGCGCTCACGGCGCGCCTGGCCCGCGGCGGCGCCGCCGTCGTCCTGGCCACCCACAGTCTTGACGAAGCGCAGCGCCTGTGTCACCGTGTCGCCTTTCTGGTGAACGGCGGCGTCGGCGAGATCGTCGACGTCGCGCCGGGGACGGCCTGTCTGGAATCCCAGTACCGGTCGGCGGTAGCGCTGCGGCGATGA